The DNA sequence AAGCTGGCCGGCGGCGCCGCGGCGGGTCTCTCCTCCAACCAGACCCAGTGGGACTGGGGCAAGGGCAAGGCCTTCACCGACGGCTCCTTCGCCACGTTCGTCTGCCCGGGCTGGATGCTCGGCGTCGTGCAGGGCCAGGTCAAGGCCGGCGGCGGCGACGCCTCCACCGGCTGGGACTTCGCGAACGTCTTCCCGGGCGGCGCGGCCAACTGGGGCGGCTCGTTCCTGACGGTTCCGAAGCAGTCCAAGCACCCGAAGGAGGCCGCTGCGCTCGCTGCCTGGCTGACCTCCGCCAAGTCGCAGGTCGCCACCTTCCAGGCGGCCGGCACGTTCCCCTCGGTCACCGCGGCGCAGTCCGACCCCGGAGTGACCGGCGCGAGCGACCTGACGAAGTTCTTCAACAACGCCCCCGTCGGCCAGATCCTGGCGGAGCGAGCGAAGGGCGTCGTCGCCCAGTACAAGGGACCGGACGACTCGGTCATCCAGTCCCAGGTCTTCGGCCCCTCCGTCCAGCAGCTCGACTCGGGCAAGGCGAACGGCGACCAGGCCTGGGCCAACGCGATGACGCTGCTGAACCAGCTCGTCGTCAACAAGTAGTACACCTCACCAGCCGGGCCCCGCTGCCGCAGGCGGCGGGGCCCGAACCCTCCACCCGTACCATCCGCTCCCCTCCCCCACGGAGAACCGCATGACCACCGTCACCCGCACCCCGGAGGCCGCCCCCGCGGCGGCCCGGAGCGACCGCGACGACCGCCGGGCACTCACCTTCAAGCAGAAGCTCAGCCGCTTCGACGTCAAGGCGTCGCCGTATTTCTACGTCGCGCCGTTCTTCGTGCTCTTCGCCCTCGTCGGCCTGTTCCCGCTGATCTACACGTTCGTCGTCTCGCTCAACAACTGGAACCTGCTCACCGGCCCCGGCCAGTGGGTCGGCTTCGCCAACTACCTCACCGAGCTGAAGGACCCGTTCTTCTGGAACTCGCTCTTCAACACCGTCAGCATCTTCCTGCTCTCCGCCATCCCGCAGCTGATCGCCGCGGTGTTCATCGCCGCAATGCTCGACCAGAACATCCGGGCCAAGACCTTCTGGCGGATGAGCGTGCTCCTCCCCTACGTCGTCACCCCCGTCGCCGTCACGCTGATCTTCTCGAGCGCGTTCGACGAGAAGTACGGGCTGATCAACAACATCCTCCAGGCGGTCGGCCTCCACCCCGTCATGTGGAAAACCGAGACGTTCCCCTCGCACATCGCCATCGCGACGATGGTCAACTGGCGCTGGACCG is a window from the Leifsonia shinshuensis genome containing:
- a CDS encoding carbohydrate ABC transporter permease; its protein translation is MTTVTRTPEAAPAAARSDRDDRRALTFKQKLSRFDVKASPYFYVAPFFVLFALVGLFPLIYTFVVSLNNWNLLTGPGQWVGFANYLTELKDPFFWNSLFNTVSIFLLSAIPQLIAAVFIAAMLDQNIRAKTFWRMSVLLPYVVTPVAVTLIFSSAFDEKYGLINNILQAVGLHPVMWKTETFPSHIAIATMVNWRWTGYNALILLAAMQAVPRDIHESAALDGAGSFRRFFSITLPSIRPTMIFVIITATIGGLQIFTEPKLFNPSSAVPGGPQRQYQTTVLYLWDMAFNRQNFGRASAIAWMLFLIIVLFGVLNFLISGRIASTEARVHRSRTAKRLARSRAAASANGAVTAETDSDSDADAAASAEGALALTAASEEKNV